A genome region from Candidatus Fusobacterium pullicola includes the following:
- the tuf gene encoding elongation factor Tu (EF-Tu; promotes GTP-dependent binding of aminoacyl-tRNA to the A-site of ribosomes during protein biosynthesis; when the tRNA anticodon matches the mRNA codon, GTP hydrolysis results; the inactive EF-Tu-GDP leaves the ribosome and release of GDP is promoted by elongation factor Ts; many prokaryotes have two copies of the gene encoding EF-Tu) — protein sequence MAKEKFERSKPHVNIGTIGHVDHGKTTTTAAISKVLSDLGLAQ from the coding sequence ATGGCTAAAGAAAAATTCGAAAGAAGCAAACCGCACGTTAACATCGGAACAATCGGACACGTTGACCACGGAAAAACAACAACAACAGCAGCTATCTCTAAAGTATTATCAGATTTAGGACTAGCTCAAA